One genomic segment of Theobroma cacao cultivar B97-61/B2 chromosome 6, Criollo_cocoa_genome_V2, whole genome shotgun sequence includes these proteins:
- the LOC18595109 gene encoding protein CHUP1, chloroplastic isoform X1 — protein MREENPSENRAKASKFADQNQAPRSHNTKTTTHQSKPKSSWGSHIVKGFTADKKTKVQTITVPTKKETISNSDAGNQKNPSLASHSRVKRSLISDLACSVNANQVHPQVYQTHRRQSSGSRDLFIELDHVRSLLQESKERELKLQAELAEWKTNAKVLDLERQLQRRNSEVDDLSHRVGLLESEKTSLCEQVATLSSILERNEDNLEISKEPQSIRNLEMEVVELRRLNKELQLQKRNLACKLSSLESELASLAKANESDVVAKIKAEASMLRHTNENLSKQVEGLQMSRLNEVEELAYLRWVNSCLRDELRNSCSTMNFDKTLSPAQSKGEYVDTPNSLSCKSPEYSSVMRLSLIKKLKKWPISSQDFSSTECAANLVDKDWVHLEEGRSPGRRHSISGSKCYVEELIPNKRRQSDGFMCTKEVEREAEPLSSQKYGSVQRMRFFGNCQETNKPAASLDVEKRALRIPNPPPRPSCSISNGPKEESSTQIPPPPPPPPPPPPKFSVRSGAGLVQRAPQVVEFYHSLMKRDSRKDSTNGGICDVPDVANVRSSMIGEIENRSSHLLAIKADVETQGEFVNSLIREVNNAVYQNIEDVVAFVKWLDDELCYLVDERAVLKHFAWPEKKADTLREAAFGYRDLKKLESEVLYYKDDSRMPCDIALKKMVALSEKMERTVYNLLRTRESSMRNCKQFQIPTDWMLDNGIISKIKLGSVKLAKKYMKRVAMELQLKATLEKDPSMDYMLLQGVRFAFRIHQFAGGFDSETMHAFEELRNLANLLNKK, from the exons ATGAGAGAAGAAAACCCATCAGAGAACAGAGCCAAAGCTTCAAAATTTGCTGATCAAAATCAAGCACCAAGGTCTCATAACACGAAAACTACTACCCATCAATCGAAACCCAAGTCTTCATGGGGTTCACACATTGTGAAGGGCTTCACAGCTGATAAGAAAACAAAGGTTCAAACCATCACGGTCCCAACCAAGAAAGAGACTATATCAAATTCTGATGCGGGAAACCAAAAGAACCCATCTTTGGCTTCTCATTCTAGAGTTAAAAGGTCACTCATTAGTGATTTAGCTTGCTCGGTTAATGCAAACCAAGTTCACCCTCAAGTGTACCAAACTCACCGGAGACAGTCCTCGGGTTCTCGTGATTTGTTCATTGAATTAGACCATGTTAGGAGCCTTCTTCAGGAATCGAAAGAAAGGGAGCTTAAGCTGCAAGCTGAGCTTGCAGAATGGAAAACAAATGCTAAAGTTTTGGATCTTGAAAGGCAGCTGCAAAGAAGGAACAGTGAGGTAGATGATCTTTCACACAGAGTTGGGCTGTTGGAGTCCGAGAAGACCAGCTTATGTGAGCAAGTGGCAACTTTGAGTTCCATTTTGGAAAGGAATGAGGACAATTTGGAAATTTCGAAGGAACCACAATCAATTAGGAATCTTGAAATGGAAGTTGTGGAGTTGAGGAGGTTGAACAAGGAGTTGCAGCTGCAAAAGAGGAACCTTGCTTGCAAGCTTTCATCTTTGGAGTCCGAGTTGGCTTCTCTTGCCAAAGCTAATGAG AGTGATGTTGTTGCGAAAATTAAAGCTGAGGCGTCAATGTTAAGACACACCAATGAGAACCTGAGTAAACAAGTAGAAGGTCTACAAATGAGCCGCTTGAATGAGGTTGAGGAGCTTGCATACTTGAGGTGGGTTAATTCATGCTTACGGGATGAATTACGAAATTCATGCTCAACAATGAATTTTGATAAAACGTTAAGTCCAGCTCAAAGCAAGGGTGAATATGTTGACACACCAAACTCTTTAAGCTGTAAGAGCCCAGAATACAGTAGTGTAATGAGattaagtttaattaaaaagctaaaaaaatgGCCTATTAGTAGCCAGGATTTTTCAAGTACAGAATGTGCAGCTAATCTTGTGGATAAGGATTGGGTTCATTTAGAGGAGGGGAGAAGTCCTGGAAGAAGACATTCTATAAGTGGATCGAAATGTTATGTAGAAGAGTTAATACCAAATAAGAGAAGGCAATCTGATGGTTTTATGTGTACAAAAGAAGTGGAAAGGGAAGCAGAGCCACTAAGTTCTCAAAAGTATGGTTCAGTTCAAAGAATGCGGTTCTTTGGAAATTGCCAAGAGACAAATAAGCCTGCAGCTTCCTTAGATGTTGAGAAAAGGGCTTTGCGGATTCCAAATCCTCCTCCCAGACCTTCCTGCTCAATTTCAAATGGACCTAAAGAGGAaagttctacacaaattccacctcctccaccaccaccacctcctcCCCCTCCAAAGTTTTCAGTGAGAAGTGGTGCAGGACTCGTTCAGCGAGCCCCACAAGTAGTTGAGTTTTATCATTCACTCATGAAGAGGGATTCTCGAAAGGATTCTACAAATGGAGGAATATGTGATGTGCCAGATGTTGCAAATGTCCGTAGCAGCATGATCGGTGAAATTGAGAACAGATCATCACATTTGCTTGCT ataaaggcAGATGTCGAAACTCaaggagaatttgtgaatTCGTTGATAAGAGAAGTCAATAATGCTGTTTATCAGAACATTGAAGATGTAGTGGCATTTGTGAAGTGGCTTGATGATGAACTTTGCTATCTG GTTGATGAAAGGGCGGTCTTAAAGCACTTTGCCTGGCCAGAGAAAAAAGCTGACACATTGCGAGAAGCAGCATTTGGGTATCGAGATCTCAAGAAATTGGAGTCTGAGGTCTTATACTACAAGGATGATTCCAGAATGCCTTGTGATATTGCCTTAAAGAAAATGGTTGCTTTGTCTGAGAA GATGGAGCGCACTGTCTATAACCTCCTCCGTACAAGAGAGTCATCGATGCGTAACTGCAAGCAATTCCAAATTCCCACAGACTGGATGCTTGACAATGGGATTATAAGCAAG ATTAAGCTTGGATCAGTAAAATTGGCAAAGAAGTACATGAAAAGGGTAGCCATGGAACTTCAGTTGAAGGCAACTCTGGAAAAGGATCCTTCAATGGACTATATGCTCCTTCAAGGAGTGAGATTTGCTTTCAGAATACATCAG TTTGCAGGAGGATTTGATTCTGAAACAATGCATGCATTTGAGGAACTCCGAAACCTGGCCAACCTCCTTAACAAGAAGTAA
- the LOC18595110 gene encoding protein LIGHT-DEPENDENT SHORT HYPOCOTYLS 4: protein MSAAVAPACVSDKSSSSSVSVLSPPSPQPTLPLSRYESQKRRDWNTFGQYLRNHRPPLALSRCSGAHVLEFLKYLDQFGKTKVHTQNCPFFGHPHPPAPCPCPLRQAWGSLDALIGRLRAAFEENGGQPELNPFGARAVRLYLREVRDVQAKARGIAYEKKKRKKPQQQIQSTATDTYEIGNHFQQGVSGQSSEAKRAMAVGNSLGGGGSMIALSVLN from the coding sequence ATGTCGGCCGCTGTTGCCCCCGCATGCGTCTCGGACAAGTCCAGCAGCAGTTCGGTGTCAGTGCTTTCGCCACCATCGCCACAACCAACGCTCCCTTTAAGCCGTTACGAGTCTCAGAAGCGGCGTGACTGGAACACGTTTGGGCAGTACCTGAGGAACCATCGTCCCCCCTTGGCTCTCTCCCGCTGCAGCGGAGCCCACGTCCTGGAATTCCTCAAGTACCTCGATCAGTTCGGGAAAACCAAAGTCCACACTCAGAATTGTCCCTTCTTTGGTCACCCTCACCCTCCAGCGCCCTGCCCTTGCCCTCTCAGGCAAGCCTGGGGCAGCTTGGATGCTCTCATCGGCCGCCTCCGTGCAGCCTTCGAAGAAAACGGAGGCCAACCAGAGCTGAACCCTTTTGGTGCTCGTGCTGTGAGGCTGTACCTGAGGGAAGTGCGGGACGTTCAGGCTAAGGCTAGAGGCATAGCTtatgagaaaaagaagagaaagaaaccGCAGCAGCAGATACAGTCAACAGCTACTGATACGTATGAGATTGGCAACCATTTTCAGCAAGGAGTCTCAGGGCAATCCTCTGAGGCAAAGCGGGCTATGGCTGTAGGAAACAGTTTGGGTGGTGGAGGCTCCATGATTGCACTGTCTGTGTTAAACTAG
- the LOC18595109 gene encoding protein CHUP1, chloroplastic isoform X2 produces MREENPSENRAKASKFADQNQAPRSHNTKTTTHQSKPKSSWGSHIVKGFTADKKTKVQTITVPTKKETISNSDAGNQKNPSLASHSRVKRSLISDLACSVNANQVHPQVYQTHRRQSSGSRDLFIELDHVRSLLQESKERELKLQAELAEWKTNAKVLDLERQLQRRNSEVDDLSHRVGLLESEKTSLCEQVATLSSILERNEDNLEISKEPQSIRNLEMEVVELRRLNKELQLQKRNLACKLSSLESELASLAKANESDVVAKIKAEASMLRHTNENLSKQVEGLQMSRLNEVEELAYLRWVNSCLRDELRNSCSTMNFDKTLSPAQSKGEYVDTPNSLSCKSPEYSSVMRLSLIKKLKKWPISSQDFSSTECAANLVDKDWVHLEEGRSPGRRHSISGSKCYVEELIPNKRRQSDGFMCTKEVEREAEPLSSQKYGSVQRMRFFGNCQETNKPAASLDVEKRALRIPNPPPRPSCSISNGPKEESSTQIPPPPPPPPPPPPKFSVRSGAGLVQRAPQVVEFYHSLMKRDSRKDSTNGGICDVPDVANVRSSMIGEIENRSSHLLAIKADVETQGEFVNSLIREVNNAVYQNIEDVVAFVKWLDDELCYLVDERAVLKHFAWPEKKADTLREAAFGYRDLKKLESEVLYYKDDSRMPCDIALKKMVALSEKMERTVYNLLRTRESSMRNCKQFQIPTDWMLDNGIISKRSRKAKRTCALLSYAY; encoded by the exons ATGAGAGAAGAAAACCCATCAGAGAACAGAGCCAAAGCTTCAAAATTTGCTGATCAAAATCAAGCACCAAGGTCTCATAACACGAAAACTACTACCCATCAATCGAAACCCAAGTCTTCATGGGGTTCACACATTGTGAAGGGCTTCACAGCTGATAAGAAAACAAAGGTTCAAACCATCACGGTCCCAACCAAGAAAGAGACTATATCAAATTCTGATGCGGGAAACCAAAAGAACCCATCTTTGGCTTCTCATTCTAGAGTTAAAAGGTCACTCATTAGTGATTTAGCTTGCTCGGTTAATGCAAACCAAGTTCACCCTCAAGTGTACCAAACTCACCGGAGACAGTCCTCGGGTTCTCGTGATTTGTTCATTGAATTAGACCATGTTAGGAGCCTTCTTCAGGAATCGAAAGAAAGGGAGCTTAAGCTGCAAGCTGAGCTTGCAGAATGGAAAACAAATGCTAAAGTTTTGGATCTTGAAAGGCAGCTGCAAAGAAGGAACAGTGAGGTAGATGATCTTTCACACAGAGTTGGGCTGTTGGAGTCCGAGAAGACCAGCTTATGTGAGCAAGTGGCAACTTTGAGTTCCATTTTGGAAAGGAATGAGGACAATTTGGAAATTTCGAAGGAACCACAATCAATTAGGAATCTTGAAATGGAAGTTGTGGAGTTGAGGAGGTTGAACAAGGAGTTGCAGCTGCAAAAGAGGAACCTTGCTTGCAAGCTTTCATCTTTGGAGTCCGAGTTGGCTTCTCTTGCCAAAGCTAATGAG AGTGATGTTGTTGCGAAAATTAAAGCTGAGGCGTCAATGTTAAGACACACCAATGAGAACCTGAGTAAACAAGTAGAAGGTCTACAAATGAGCCGCTTGAATGAGGTTGAGGAGCTTGCATACTTGAGGTGGGTTAATTCATGCTTACGGGATGAATTACGAAATTCATGCTCAACAATGAATTTTGATAAAACGTTAAGTCCAGCTCAAAGCAAGGGTGAATATGTTGACACACCAAACTCTTTAAGCTGTAAGAGCCCAGAATACAGTAGTGTAATGAGattaagtttaattaaaaagctaaaaaaatgGCCTATTAGTAGCCAGGATTTTTCAAGTACAGAATGTGCAGCTAATCTTGTGGATAAGGATTGGGTTCATTTAGAGGAGGGGAGAAGTCCTGGAAGAAGACATTCTATAAGTGGATCGAAATGTTATGTAGAAGAGTTAATACCAAATAAGAGAAGGCAATCTGATGGTTTTATGTGTACAAAAGAAGTGGAAAGGGAAGCAGAGCCACTAAGTTCTCAAAAGTATGGTTCAGTTCAAAGAATGCGGTTCTTTGGAAATTGCCAAGAGACAAATAAGCCTGCAGCTTCCTTAGATGTTGAGAAAAGGGCTTTGCGGATTCCAAATCCTCCTCCCAGACCTTCCTGCTCAATTTCAAATGGACCTAAAGAGGAaagttctacacaaattccacctcctccaccaccaccacctcctcCCCCTCCAAAGTTTTCAGTGAGAAGTGGTGCAGGACTCGTTCAGCGAGCCCCACAAGTAGTTGAGTTTTATCATTCACTCATGAAGAGGGATTCTCGAAAGGATTCTACAAATGGAGGAATATGTGATGTGCCAGATGTTGCAAATGTCCGTAGCAGCATGATCGGTGAAATTGAGAACAGATCATCACATTTGCTTGCT ataaaggcAGATGTCGAAACTCaaggagaatttgtgaatTCGTTGATAAGAGAAGTCAATAATGCTGTTTATCAGAACATTGAAGATGTAGTGGCATTTGTGAAGTGGCTTGATGATGAACTTTGCTATCTG GTTGATGAAAGGGCGGTCTTAAAGCACTTTGCCTGGCCAGAGAAAAAAGCTGACACATTGCGAGAAGCAGCATTTGGGTATCGAGATCTCAAGAAATTGGAGTCTGAGGTCTTATACTACAAGGATGATTCCAGAATGCCTTGTGATATTGCCTTAAAGAAAATGGTTGCTTTGTCTGAGAA GATGGAGCGCACTGTCTATAACCTCCTCCGTACAAGAGAGTCATCGATGCGTAACTGCAAGCAATTCCAAATTCCCACAGACTGGATGCTTGACAATGGGATTATAAGCAAG AGAAGCAGAAAAGCAAAGCGCACATGTGCACTCCTATCCTAtgcat ATTAA